CGCAGGAACTTATCTCAACGGGAAGAAGGTTCTAAGACCACGGGTCCTCTATGATTTCGACGAGATCAGTCTGGGGAAGACGGTCTTCGTTTTTCGCGCGAGATAAGAATTTTCATTCTTCTAAATTCATTCTAATTCGCTTAGAATAGATCCGGGTAGACGAAAAGACCCGATTTCCCAACGATGGAAATACAGACGGATGTGCTCTTTCTCATTCCGAGAATCCATCCAATCCACAAATTCCGAAAGAATTTCTTTCGGGGAGACAGAATCCAAAATGAAGACAATGTTCGAAAAAATCTGGGAAGACCATCTAGTCGGGGAACTGGATGGAGGATCGTATATCATTTATATTGACCGTCATCTCATCCACGAAGTCACCAGCCCCCAGGCTTTTGAAGGAATCAAAATCGCAGGAAGAAAAGTGCGCCGTCCTGAAGCGACTTTCGCAACGATGGATCATAACGTTTCCACGAGGACCAGAGACATGAGTCTCGCGGATCCGATCTCGGCAATCCAAATGCAAACTCTTAAAAAAAATTGCGACGAAAACGGGATTCGTCTCTACGACTTTCAAAACCCGGACCAAGGAATCATTCACGTCATCGCTCCGGAGATGGGTCTGACTCATCCAGGGATGACCATTGTATGCGGAGATTCTCATACGTCCACTCACGGCGCTTTCGGAGCTCTTGCATTTGGAATCGGAACGAGCGAAGTGGAACACGTTCTTGCGACTCAAACCCTCGTTCAGAAAAGAGCGAAGACGATGGAGATTCGCGTGGACGGAAAACTTTCCGATAAGGTCACCGCGAAGGACATCATTCTTGCGATCATCGGTAAAATCGGAACGGCCGGCGCTACCGGTTACGTAATCGAATACCGCGGTTCCGCGATCCAAGCTCTCAGCATGGAAGCTCGTATGACAATCTGCAATATGTCGATCGAAGCGGGAGCAAGAGCGGGACTCATTGCACCCGACGAAACCACTTTCAATTATATCAAAGGAAAAGACTTTGCTCCGAAAGGCGCGGAATGGGATCTCGCCGTTAAAAAATGGAAACACTACGTCACAGACGAAGGCGCTAAGTTTGATACGACCGTGATTTTACACGCGGACGAAATCGCGCCGATGGTCACCTGGGGGACTTCACCGAGCCAAGTGATTTCCGTAAAAGGGGTGATTCCTGATCCGAAGGACGCGACCGATCCCGTTGAAAAAATCGGAATCGAATCCGCTTTGAAATATATGGATTTAAAACCGGGACAAAAGATCGAAGAAGTATCGATCAACAAAGTTTTCATCGGGTCCTGTACGAATTCCAGAATCGAAGATTTGAGAGCGGCGGCGGCCACTATCAAAGGGAAAACCGTTTCCTCGAAAGTGCAAGCGATCGTGGTTCCAGGATCGGGAAGAGTGAAACGTCAGGCGGAACAGGAAGGTTTGGATAAGATCTTCACCGCGGCGGGTTTCGAATGGAGAAATCCGGGTTGTTCTATGTGTCTTGCGATGAACGACGACGTTCTGGAGCCGGGAGATCGTTGCGCTTCCACTTCCAATCGTAACTTCGAAGGTCGTCAAGGGAAGGGCGGTCGAACGCACCTCGTTGGTCCGGAAATGGCCGCGGCCGCGGCGATCGAAGGTCACTTCGTGGATATTCGAAACTGGAAATAAGGAATAGAATTTAGAATTATGAAAGCATTTACTACTCTTAGTGGAATCGCGGCCTTACTCGACCGACCCAACGTGGATACGGATCAGATCATTCCAAAACAATTCTTGAGAAAGATAGAACGAACCGGATTCGGGGTTCATCTTTTTCACGATTGGAGATATTTAGACGACGCAGGAACCAAACTCAATCCTGAATTCTCCTTAAATCAGGATCGTTACAAAGGCGCCATTATCTTAGTAACGAGAGACAACTTCGGTTGCGGATCTTCCAGAGAACATGCTCCTTGGGCCTTGGAAGACTACGGTTTCCGTTGTATCATCGCTCCTTCTTACGCGGATATCTTCTTCAACAACTGTTTCAAAAACGGAATGCTTCCCGTCGTTTTAAAATCCGAAGAAGTGGAAGAATTGTTCCAAGCGGTGTCTTCCAATTCGGGTGCGAAAATTACGATCGATCTGGAAAAACAATCCGTTACTGGACCCACCGGAAAAGTGTACACTTTCGAGGTGGATTCTTTTCGCAAATACTGTCTTTACAACGGACTCGATGATATCGGGCTTACACTCAAACACGAATCCAAAATCGGAGAGTTTGAAAAAAAGCAGAAAGAAGTTGAACCTTGGTTGTACGCTATATAATTCTGCACAAATAATATGTTTGATGAAATCTCCCGTTCGATCGACGAGTTTGGAAACAGTTTCCTTGGCGCTCTGAATAACATTCAGAAATCGTTTGGACGGGAACTCAGCGTTGCAAAGCCGGTAAAAGAAACGATCCTTCAGATGATCGGAAACACTCCGCTCATCCGTTTGAATCAGATCGGTTCTCATATTCCCAATGTGGAATTCTACCTCAAAGCGGAGTTCTGTAATCCAACCGGCTCGGTGAAGGATAGAACAGCTCTTTCCATGATTCTTTCCTCCGAAAGAAGGGGAGAATTGAAACCGGGAGGTCAGATCATTCAACCCGGATACAATTCCACAGGGCTGAGTCTGGCTTGGATCAGTACGATTCGACAATATAAATTTCGTTGTTTGGTCGCAGGGGACACGGATCCTCAAAAGATCAAGGATCTCCAGACGTTTGGAGCTCACGTCGAAATTCTTCCTGAAGCGAAGGGGAATTGGGACGAGGCTCTTTTGAAAAAAGCGAGAGAGATCAAAGAGAAAGAAAAAAACACCGTGATCTTAAACGAATACACGGACATGGCCAATACAAACGCACATTATCTTTTTACCGGCCCTGAAATTTGGAGAGACCTCGCGGGTAACGTGGACGCGTTTGTCGCGGGTGGCGGTTCCGGAGGAACTCTTTCCGGAGCGGGACGTTTTTTAAAATCCAAGAAGTCTTCCATTCGAGTGATCATGGGTGTAAGTCAGAAATCCAGGTTCATCCGAAAGATGGTGCAGAATGAAACTTCCATTCACCTTCCGGAATCCTTTGATCCGAAGATTGTGGATGAGTATGTAGGCGTCGACCGGGAACAAGCGCTTCTCTATCAATCCGATCTCTATCAAAAAGAAGGAATCTTCGCAGGCACAACGACGGGAACTACGCTTGCGAGTGCGATTCGATTTGCGGAAAGTCTTCCAACCAGAGACGATCAAAAATCTCAGGTCTACAGAATCGTAGTCCTTTCTCCGGACCGGTTTTGAAGGAACAAAAATTTTCCGATTCTTTGGAAGAATTGGAAACCGTCCGCAAAGAACTCGAACGCGAAAAAAAAGAAGAGGAAACTCTTTTCTCAAAAGATTGGCTTTCCCGCTCTTTGTCGGAACGGATTCAACTCGGAATCACGTTATACCCTCTTGTCTACGAAGAACAAACCATCGGACGAGACGGGAGTTGGATTCTTACCTTTCGATTTCCGGAACAGGAAGAATATCCGTCCAAGTTTCAATCGGGTGCGCCGATTCAAATTGGGAAGGAGGAGGACCGTGCGCGGGCCATTCTTGTTTCCCTTCAAAAAGAAAGAGTCCGAATCGCAATCGACGAAGCGCCGGAATGGGTCGAGGAAGGAAAGTGTCATCTCGATCTGTTACCGGACGAAACTTCTTACAAAGAAATGTTTCGTGCCTTGGAAGTCGTTTCCGGCGCGAAGAAAGGAAGTCGTTTGTATGCAAATCGAGAACTTCTTTTAGGATACGGAAAACCGGATCCGGTTTTTATCCGAGAAAACGATCAAAGTCGCCTATTAGAAAGAATCAATTCTCGCCTGAATGATTCCCAGAAGAATGCGGTGTTACACGCCGTTCTTTCCGAAGACGTCACGATCATCCACGGTCCACCCGGAACCGGGAAAACTACAACGTTAACCGAAATCGTAAGTCAACTCGTTGCGGAAGAAAGAAAAATTCTCGTGTCCGCGCCGACACATTCCGCCTGCGATCTTCTTGTGGAATCCATTTCCGAAAAAGGAATTCCTGTTTTACGTCTTGGACATCCCGCCAGAGTTTCGGAAACGGCTTTTCAATCCACGTTGGATTACAAACTGTTCCATCATCCCGACGGAAAATTGTTAAGCGAATACAGAAGAGAAGTTGTAGAAATCTCCAAACAAGCAAAAAAATACAAAAGAAACTTTGGAGAAAAGGAAAGAGAAGAAAGAAAGTCTCTTTTTCAGGAAGTCAAAGAACTCAAAAAAGCGATTCGAACGATTGAAGCGGGTCTCATAGACAGTTTGATTTCCTCTCATCCTGTTATTGTTTCGACTCCGGTCGCTTCGGCGAAAGGAATTTTGGAAGGACGCTTCTTCGACTATTGTGTGTTAGACGAGTGTTCGCAAGGACTCGAGCCTGCGTCCTGGATTCCGATTTTAAAATCGGATCGAGTGATTCTCGCGGGAGACCACAAACAATTGCCGCCCACTTTATTTTCAGAGAAGAATACGCTGGAAGAGACCTTGTTTGAAAAGGCCGCAGAGAGACTTGCGGACTCCGAACGCGTTTTTCTTCTCGACACTCAATATCGAATGAAGGATGAAATCGCAGAGTTTTCTTCCAAAGAGTTTTACTCGAATCTTTTGAAATCGGGTCGTCCGCGGGAGGAAAGAACTTCGCACTTTCCGGAGGATTTTCCGTTTTTTCATTCTTTCCAATGGATCGATACTGCTGGAACGGACAGCGAGGAAGTGTCCGTAGAAGACAGTTTGACTAACCCGTTCGAAGCCGATCTGCAGATTCGGATCTGCGTTTTGTTAAGCGAAGCCGGTTGGCCTGAGGAAGAGGTTACGATTCTTTCGCCCTACCGCGCTCAAGTCCGATTGATTTCCGAAAAGTTGAAAGAGGCAAACCTTCCAAAGATTCGAGTTTCCACGATCGATTCCTTCCAAGGAAGGGAGAATCGTTGTATTCTTCTTGGCTTTGTCCGTTCCAACGAAGAAGGAAAATCCGGGTTCTTAAAAGAATCCAGAAGGATCAATGTGGGAATGACGAGGGCGAGGGATCTTCTTCTTTGTATCGGAGACAGTTCTACACTTTCTTCGGACGCATTCCTGTCTAAACTGATTCAATTTGCGGAAGAAAGGGAAGTGTTTCGAACCGCTTGGGAATTTTTGTAAACTTCGATTCGGTTTAAGATTGTTTCGGCCTTGTTTGCAGGGAGACGCTTTCGGTTAGGACGCTACTCAAGTTAGCCTCGTGGGTAGATTGCTCGGAACTCTTTCCACCCGGTCGCGATGGAGATGGATTCTGGACAGGAAACGTTCGAGCTGGAGCGCCAGAGTTTGATTGCGATCCATTTTTTTCCGAGTTATTTTGTCGGAACAATTAATGAGCTGTGGAAGGAAAAATGGATCTTAAATTGAATCCTACGTTTTCGGCTAAGTATTTGCGAAAGAATTTTCGTTGAGAATCTACGGTATTTTTAATATACGGAGCTTTGGATTCTTTTTGTTGAAGAGCGGAACTTTCTTATCTACAAGTTGTGAGTGAGCGGAAACGAGAGAAGTCTTTTGTTAGAGCTCCTACAAAATGAAATTTTTCTTGCAATATCCCATTTTTCTGATACTGAAAAGTCTTCCGGTGATTTCCGCCACCCACCCCTCCACCCAAGATCAGGGCGGGGCCCGCGAAATTTTACGGAAAAACGTCGGAATTCCTACAGATTTTTTTATGTAAAAAAAATTAATAACGATATTTTTGATTTGAAAAAATAGGACTCATTTCGAATTCAAAGAACATTACCACTTTAAGATATTCTTAAATACAAAAAAGCTGATAAAGAATAAGAATAAACTTGAAAGAACGTGGGAAAAGAAAATATGATAGGAAGATTGATCGCCGCAAACGAATTTTAAACAAAGGTTGGCAAGGGCTAAACTAAAAATCGAAAGTACCGCCGAGCTTAAAATCGGGTTTCCCGGATTTCCATTTTTTAAAATAAAAATTCCGCTTCCGCACAGAAGAATACTGGAGAAAAAAATGGTCGCCGAACACCTACCTACGTGATGGCTGAATTCATGATCTTCTATGATATCCCAGGCATACAATCCTCCTGAATAGAGCACCCAAATCAGGCCAAGGAGAATCGGAAGCTTAGAAGATTTCGAAAACGATTCTTCCGGAAATCTCAATTGAGAAAGAATCCAATACGCGCTGATGCCCACGATTCCGATCCAAAGAAAATCGGGAAACAAAGTTGGAATGTGTATCAAAGGCGCTGTGATCGGGTACAGTGATAAAAAGAGGAGAACCAAGCCGATCCCTAAAAGCGGGAACAAGAAGACAAAAGATCCCCAGACGTTTCTCCTCAAAGGAGGTTCTGCCGCCATTTTCTGGATTAAGGATTCGGTTCTTTGTTCTTTACTCAACATATTCTAAGTTATAATATTGGAAATTTTCCAATTTTAAAGAATGGTTGGACAATAAATTCTTCCTGCTTCAAGCTGGAATGAAATCAGGTTCAACTGTTTCTATATTCGAAGGTCCCAAGCAGTTCGTTACATGTCAGCTAAAAAAGAAATCTGGGAAGAATGTACAAATCTCCTCGCAAAAGCTCGAGAAGGGGATCCAACTTCTTATGAAAAATTTCTCAGACTTGTAACCGGAGTCCTTCGTTCGTATCTATCCCCACGTATCAACAATGCCGAGGACCGAGAGGATCTGATCCAGGAAATCTTAATCGGACTCCATAAGGCTCGGGATTCGTATCGCGCAGAACGTCACCCGGCCCCTTGGGTTTTTGCGATCGCACGCTACAAAACCATCGATTATCTCCGAAAAAGAAAGGTCGGCGATCGCTATTTTACCACGGAGAATCTGGAACTCTTTGCCTCTCCGGAACCGATCGAAGAGGAAGAACCGGAAAAGGCGCGGGAAATTCTGAGGGAATGGTTGGCCGTATTGGATGAGAGGCAAAAACAGATTCTGACCCATCTCAAACTCGACGGAATGAGTGTAAGAGAAGTTTCGGAAAAAACGGGGCTTTCCGAATCGAATATCAAGGTAATTACCCACCGCGCGGTTCAAAAGATTCGAAAGCATTTTTCCCTCGATCTCTGACAAAACTGCAACCAAACGAGTCCAAGATATAGCATGTCTTCTCCTATTTCCAACGGCGTCAGCGTAGAATTTTTAGATTCTATTTCCTCGATTCCCAAGGAAGAATGGAATTCCATCTCCGACCCTAAAAATCCGTTTTTAGAATACGACTTTTTACATTCCCTGGAAATTTCCCGATGTATCGGCTCGAACACTTCTTGGGTTCAGAAGTATTGTGTTCTCAAAATGGACGGGAGTTTTTCAGCGGTCATTCCTCTTTTTCTCAAGTTCGATTCTTATGGGGAATATATCTTCGATTTTCAATGGGCCCAATTCTTCGCTCAAGCTGGATTGAGCTATTATCCCAAAGGTCTCGTGGCGATTCCGTTTACTCCGGCAAATGGAAAAAGAATTCTTCATAAGAATGAGTTAAGCCTGGAAGAAGTTTGTTCTTATTTGATTCCGGAACTCCTTCGTTTTTCCGAAGAGGAGGGGCTTTCCGGTGTTCACTTTCTCTTCTTAGAAAAAGAAGAATCGGAAGTCCTCGAAACGTTCGGCTTCGCGACTCGACTTTCTCACCAGTATCACTGGACCAATCCCGGATACGAAAGCTTTGACGATTACTTGAGCGCGATGAAATCCAAAAAACGAATGCAGATCAAACGGGAACGTGAGATCGTTCGGAGTTACGGACTTGATATAAGAATTATCGAAGGAGACCGGATTTCCAAGTCGGACATGAATTCCATCTGGCGTTTTTATCAGGACACACATTCCAGAAAATGGGGCTCCGCTTATCTCAATCGCGTCTTCTTTGATTCCGCGTTCGCTACGTTTCGAGATCGGATCGTTTTGGTTCTTGCGTCCCGGGACGGGGAACCGATTGCGGGAACCTTCAACCTTAGAAAGGGTGATTTTTTATACGGAAGATATTGGGGTTGTCTCGAATACCATTCTCACCTTCATTTTGAATGTTGTTTTTATCAATTGATCGATTATGCGATTCGTGAGAAAATCAAGGTCTTTGAGGCGGGCGCTCAGGGAGAACACAAGTTTCTTCGTGGATTTCCGGCGATGCCGACTTATAGTTCGCATCGGATTTTTCATCCGGGCGCTCGAAATGCGATTGAACGTTTCCTAAAAGAAGAAAGACTGCACATGCAGGAAATGATTCAAGAAACAAACGAGCACTCTCCGCTCAAGGATTTTTCAAACGAGACATTCTTCCGAGACAACGCGATCGCAGAGAAAGGGAGTCTAGATCCATGAGCGAAATCTTTCGATTCGATACGGAAGAACAGACGTTAACCAAGGAGAAGGTCAAACTCAAACGTCCTTCCAAGTACAGAGTTATCATACTCAACGACGATTTTACTCCGATGGAATTCGTAGTTTGGATTTTACAGGTGGTCTTTCACAGAACGAGAGCCGAAAGCGAACAGATCATGTTAAAGGCACATATCACCGGGAAAGCGTTATGCGGCGTTTATTCGCACGATGTGGCGCGAACCAAGGTCATACAAGTTCAACAATTGGCGGATCAACACGGATACCCACTTCATTGTACGATGGAAGTGGAAGAAGGAGAAGAAGAATCATGATTCTTACGGAAGAAATGGAACGGACCTTACGAAAGGCTTGGGAAGAAGCCAAACAAAGAAGAAACGAATTTATCACTCTCGAACACATCCTTCTTGCGTTGACCTTTGATACAGTCGGAAAAGAGGTTTTGGAAGCCTGCGGGGCCGATATAGAAAAACTAAAGAAAGATCTGAGTCATTATCTCGATAGCGAACTCGAATCCTTTCCGGAAACCTCCGGCGAAGTGGATCCGATCTACACGATTGGAGTGCAACACGTTCTACAGCTCGCCGAGTTTCACGTCCAATCCACTCGCAATAAAAAGATGGATGGGGGGGATGTTCTCGCGGCGTTATTCAGAGAAGATCAATCCAACGCAGTGTTTTTTCTCGGCTCACAAGATATTTCCAGATTGGACGTAGTTCGTTATATCTCTCACGGAATTCGCAAGGACAATCAGAACCGAGAAAAAGAAACTCTGGGGGAAGAAGGAGAAAAAGTTTCCGATCCTCTCAAAGCCTTTTGTGTGGATCTTACTGCGAAGGCCAGAGAAGGAAAGTTAGATCCTATGATCGGACGCGAGGACGAACTGGATCGGACAATCCACATTCTTTGTAGAAGAAGAAAGAACAATCCTATCTTTGTAGGTGAGGCGGGAGTCGGTAAAACTTCCATCGTCGAAGGACTTGCGCAAATGGTCGTGGACGGAAAAGTTCCGGAACCGTTGAAGAACCTAAAAGTTTATTCTCTCGACATGGGACTCTTGCTCGCGGGCACTAAGTTCCGAGGAGAATTTGAAGAGAGGCTTAAGAATGTAGTCACCCAGATCACGGCACAAGATGATCACGTTCTTTTTATCGACGAAATCCATACGATCATCGGTGCCGGCGCTGTTTCCGGCGGTTCTTTAGATGCGTCCAATCTCTTAAAACCTGCCCTTTCCAGCGGAGAACTTCGTTGTATCGGGACGACGACTTACAAAGAATACAAAACTATATTCGAAAAAGATCATGCACTTTCCAGAAGATTCCAAAAGGTGGAAGTAGGCGAACCTTCGATCCCAGAAACGATCGAGATCTTAAAAGGACTCTTGGGAAAATACGAGTCCTTTCACAAGGTGAAGTATTCTTCCCCTGCAGTGGAACAAGCCGCCGAGTTGTCCGCGCGTTATATTCTGGATCGAAAACTTCCGGACAAGGCGATCGACCTTTTGGATGAGGCGGGAGCTCGCGTTCGGCTTCGAGAGAGTGGGAAAAAAACGGTTACGGTAAGAGAAATCGAAGAACTCGTTTCCAAAATCGCGAAGGTTCCTTCCGTTACCGTCAAAGCCGACGATCGTGAAAAGCTCAAGAACTTGGACGAAGAATTAAAAGCCAAGATCTACGGACAAAATTCCGCGATCGATCAACTCGTACAATCGATCCGACTTTCCAGAAGCGGACTTTCCGAACCGGGAAAACCCGTGGGAAGTTTTCTCTTTGCAGGACCGACCGGGGTCGGAAAGACGGAGCTGACCCGTAAACTCGCAGAGATCCTCGGAGTAGAACTCATTCGTTTTGATATGAGCGAATACATGGAAAAACATACCGTTTCCCGTTTGATCGGTTCTCCTCCAGGTTACGTGGGGTTCGAACAAGGCGGACAATTGACCGATGCGGTGCATCGAAATCCACACTGTGTTCTTTTGCTCGACGAGATCGAAAAGGCTCACGAAGACATTTATAATATTCTTCTCCAGATTATGGATCACGCAACTCTTACGGACAACAACGGAAGAAAATCCGATTTTCGTCAGGTGATCCTCGTGATGACAACGAACACCGGAGCTCGGGAACGTTCCACAAATCCAGTGGGTTTTGGAAATGATCTTTTGGAAGACAGAAGTCTCAAGGCGATCGAAAAGCAATTTTCTCCGGAGTTTCGAAACCGTATCACAGCGGTGATCGAGTTCTCTTCTCTCAGTCAGGAAAATGTAACCAAAGTAGTTGCAAAACAGCTTGCTCTTTTACAAGAGCGTTTGAATTCTAAACAAATTGAATTAGAATTTCAGGATGATGTTCTCAACTACATCGCTGAAAAAGCTTATACACCCGAGTTCGGAGCTAGGCCCGTGCAGAGATGGATCGACACTCATATCTCGAAAAGAATCTCGGAAGAAATTCTATTTGGAGAATTAAAATCGGGCGGAAGGGCGAAACTCGTTGCCGCGAAAGAGGGGATCGAAATGGAATTTTCTCACGGCAAAAAATCCTAAACTAAAAAAACTTTCTAGGATCCGATGAAACAAAAATATGCACGTATCATACTGATACTTCTCCTCTTTTCCTGTAAGGAAGTTCCTCTTTCTATCGAAGGAAGGAAGGTTTCCACAGACTTACTCGTAACCCCTTCCAATCAAAGAAAGCATACCGATTATTTTAGCGAGAGTAAGAATCTGATGATCGCTTCCGATTCGACCGAAGCGACCGCCGCGGGAATCGAAGTGGGAAAGTTAGGTGGGAACGTCGTCGACGTCGTCGTAGCGACTTCTTTTGCGATTTCGGTTACGAGACCTCATTCGACCGGATTGGGAGGAGGAGGTTTTCTTGTCCTCTATCTGAAAGAATTTCCGGAACCGATCGCTTTCGATTTTCGTGAAAGGGCACCGAGCGCGGCTTCCCGCAATATGTACAAACGAAAACCGAAGGAAGATTCTCTTTTTGGATTTCGAGCGGTGGGTGTTCCGGGTAACGTTGCGGGTTTGATTCAGATCCACAAACGATATGGTAAACTTTCCTTAAAAGCGGTGATCGCGCCTGCGATTCGTTTAGCGGAGAACGGATTTCCGGTTTATCCGGATTTATTTTCTGCGATTCAGAAATCATCGAAAGACATGGACGAGGAAATGAAGGGAATTTTTCTTCCGAAAGGGAAGGTTCCCGAAGTAGGGGCCCTGCTCGTTCAGAAAGATCTTGCGAACACTTTAAAATTGATCTCCGAAAATGGAGAAAGAGAATTTTACCAAGGTAAAATAGCTGGCTCGATCGTAAGTGCGATGAAAAAGTACGGCGGTTTGATCACCTTTCAAGATCTAAAAAATTTCAGGGTGATCGAAAAGAATACGCTGAAATCGTCTTACAGAGGTTATACCATTTATACGATGCCTCCGCCTTCTTCCGGCGTTCATCTTCTTACGATGTTATCGATGATAGAAACCAAACCTCTGAAGGAATTGTACGATAAGGACGCGGCCGGTTATTATCATTTTATGGCGGAGGCGATGCGCAGAGGATACGCAGATCGCGCGATTCTCGGTGGGGATCCGCAGTTTACGAAAATTCCGATCGATCGGCTTCTTTCCAAAAAATATGCGCAGGAAAAGATTTCGGACTTTGATCCCAAACTTGCGTCGAGCAGTTCTTCTTTTTTAAAAGACTTAAACTTTGGTGTGGAATCTCCTCAAACAACTCATATTTCCGTGATGGATAAGGATGGGAATTCGGTCTCAACGACACAATCGATCAATTTTCGTTTTGGAGCCTCGGTCGTAGTTCCAGGTTATGGAATTGTCCTGAACGATACAATGGATGATTTTAGTCGCGCTCCTGGAGAGCCGAATGTCTACGGTCTGATCGGTGCGGAAGCGAATTCGATTCTTCCTAAAAAAACTCCGCTGAGTAGTATGTCTCCAACTCTCGTTTTCAAAGGCAACGAACCGTTCCTGGCGACGGGAGCACCCGGTGGTTCTTATATTGTGAATGCTGTTTTACAATCCTTGGTTTATAATTTGGACTTTCGTTTGACCTTGTATGAATCCGTCGCACGGGGTAGAGTGCATCATCAATTTTTTCCGGACGCGGTTTTTATCGAAAAGTCGGTGAACGAAAGAAACGTATTCGATGGACTTTCCTCAAGGAAACACGATATTCGAATCGCTCCGAACTTTGCGAAATTATTTTCGGTCAAAAGAGAGAATGGAATGCTCTATGGAGCTTCCGATCCACGTGGAGAAGGGGCCACAGGCGGACTTTGAAAACAAAAGAATTTACTCAATCTAAGATCGACGAAGTTTCGCTGGAGATTCTTCTCCGTCACGCTGTAAAAGCAAAACACGGATTGGAAAAGGAAAGTATGCGCGTCCATCCAGACGGAACTCTCGCAAGAACTCCACATCCGGAACATCTCGGTTCTAGTCTTACCAATCATTACATCAAGACCGATTTTGCGGAACCACAACTCGAATACGCCACACATCCCCGTCCTCGAATCGAAGCCAATATTCGAGAATTACAAGATCTGCATATATATACGATCCGAAAATTAAACAACGAATTGATCTGGCCCTTTAGTATGCCACCGATTCTCCCTGCGGATGAAAACGAGATCCCGCTCGGACAATACGGAAGTTCGGCGAGCGGAAAATGGAAGACGATCTATCGCCACGGATTGGGGCTTCGATACGGAAGAAGGATGCAGACGATTTCCGGAGTTCACTATAATTTTTCTTTTTCCAATATTTTTTTGAGACAGTTTTTAGGTAAGGACGTTTCCAATTTTTCAAAAGAAGAAATTTCTTCTCTCTATCTACACGTGATCCGAAATTTCATGAGA
Above is a genomic segment from Leptospira stimsonii containing:
- a CDS encoding GNAT family N-acetyltransferase, with the protein product MSSPISNGVSVEFLDSISSIPKEEWNSISDPKNPFLEYDFLHSLEISRCIGSNTSWVQKYCVLKMDGSFSAVIPLFLKFDSYGEYIFDFQWAQFFAQAGLSYYPKGLVAIPFTPANGKRILHKNELSLEEVCSYLIPELLRFSEEEGLSGVHFLFLEKEESEVLETFGFATRLSHQYHWTNPGYESFDDYLSAMKSKKRMQIKREREIVRSYGLDIRIIEGDRISKSDMNSIWRFYQDTHSRKWGSAYLNRVFFDSAFATFRDRIVLVLASRDGEPIAGTFNLRKGDFLYGRYWGCLEYHSHLHFECCFYQLIDYAIREKIKVFEAGAQGEHKFLRGFPAMPTYSSHRIFHPGARNAIERFLKEERLHMQEMIQETNEHSPLKDFSNETFFRDNAIAEKGSLDP
- the clpS gene encoding ATP-dependent Clp protease adapter ClpS, giving the protein MSEIFRFDTEEQTLTKEKVKLKRPSKYRVIILNDDFTPMEFVVWILQVVFHRTRAESEQIMLKAHITGKALCGVYSHDVARTKVIQVQQLADQHGYPLHCTMEVEEGEEES
- the clpA gene encoding ATP-dependent Clp protease ATP-binding subunit ClpA is translated as MILTEEMERTLRKAWEEAKQRRNEFITLEHILLALTFDTVGKEVLEACGADIEKLKKDLSHYLDSELESFPETSGEVDPIYTIGVQHVLQLAEFHVQSTRNKKMDGGDVLAALFREDQSNAVFFLGSQDISRLDVVRYISHGIRKDNQNREKETLGEEGEKVSDPLKAFCVDLTAKAREGKLDPMIGREDELDRTIHILCRRRKNNPIFVGEAGVGKTSIVEGLAQMVVDGKVPEPLKNLKVYSLDMGLLLAGTKFRGEFEERLKNVVTQITAQDDHVLFIDEIHTIIGAGAVSGGSLDASNLLKPALSSGELRCIGTTTYKEYKTIFEKDHALSRRFQKVEVGEPSIPETIEILKGLLGKYESFHKVKYSSPAVEQAAELSARYILDRKLPDKAIDLLDEAGARVRLRESGKKTVTVREIEELVSKIAKVPSVTVKADDREKLKNLDEELKAKIYGQNSAIDQLVQSIRLSRSGLSEPGKPVGSFLFAGPTGVGKTELTRKLAEILGVELIRFDMSEYMEKHTVSRLIGSPPGYVGFEQGGQLTDAVHRNPHCVLLLDEIEKAHEDIYNILLQIMDHATLTDNNGRKSDFRQVILVMTTNTGARERSTNPVGFGNDLLEDRSLKAIEKQFSPEFRNRITAVIEFSSLSQENVTKVVAKQLALLQERLNSKQIELEFQDDVLNYIAEKAYTPEFGARPVQRWIDTHISKRISEEILFGELKSGGRAKLVAAKEGIEMEFSHGKKS
- the ggt gene encoding gamma-glutamyltransferase, with product MKQKYARIILILLLFSCKEVPLSIEGRKVSTDLLVTPSNQRKHTDYFSESKNLMIASDSTEATAAGIEVGKLGGNVVDVVVATSFAISVTRPHSTGLGGGGFLVLYLKEFPEPIAFDFRERAPSAASRNMYKRKPKEDSLFGFRAVGVPGNVAGLIQIHKRYGKLSLKAVIAPAIRLAENGFPVYPDLFSAIQKSSKDMDEEMKGIFLPKGKVPEVGALLVQKDLANTLKLISENGEREFYQGKIAGSIVSAMKKYGGLITFQDLKNFRVIEKNTLKSSYRGYTIYTMPPPSSGVHLLTMLSMIETKPLKELYDKDAAGYYHFMAEAMRRGYADRAILGGDPQFTKIPIDRLLSKKYAQEKISDFDPKLASSSSSFLKDLNFGVESPQTTHISVMDKDGNSVSTTQSINFRFGASVVVPGYGIVLNDTMDDFSRAPGEPNVYGLIGAEANSILPKKTPLSSMSPTLVFKGNEPFLATGAPGGSYIVNAVLQSLVYNLDFRLTLYESVARGRVHHQFFPDAVFIEKSVNERNVFDGLSSRKHDIRIAPNFAKLFSVKRENGMLYGASDPRGEGATGGL